One genomic window of Treponema sp. J25 includes the following:
- a CDS encoding glycoside hydrolase family 28 protein: MELELIAEQGNNPRDDSRRIQSAINNLAAAGGGSLHLRGGLFQSGPILLRSQVYLIIEEDTVLSFIPDFDRYGPVWTRWEGVECWAMHPLIFARDSENLGVKGSGIIDGNGKAWWDFLRQSRKEGRREPKHPFEERLAALNPTYRTQPSGGGGRELQFLRPPLLQFFNCKNVEIFDVHLQNSPFWNTHLVYCEQVHIAGVTFQNPHDGPNTDGLNLDSCNQVHIERCHFDVGDDCLGLKSGSGEDGLRVNRPTESVLIENCTMQGGHGGIVIGSETAGGVRNVTIRNCQLDETDRGLRIKTRRGRGGTIENIQLENCIMRGVLCPLVINCYYGPGGPPPEDPIFSRSPQPITVTTPLIRDIRVHSLKGEDCKAAAAFIVGLPERPIENVHIEDCVFTLSENTDHPPSEAAMYRGLPLPAGRGIRLRNIRHLQVKRTTVEFPARTQEQKEPFLIEDNVEDLSIEIETSVPQV, translated from the coding sequence ATGGAACTAGAACTCATCGCAGAACAGGGAAATAATCCCCGGGACGACAGTCGCCGCATCCAGTCAGCAATTAACAACCTTGCCGCAGCTGGCGGAGGAAGCCTCCATCTGCGAGGCGGCTTATTTCAGAGCGGCCCCATACTTCTTCGATCACAGGTATATCTGATAATCGAAGAAGACACCGTTCTTTCTTTTATTCCGGACTTCGATCGCTACGGACCTGTCTGGACTCGCTGGGAGGGGGTTGAATGCTGGGCCATGCATCCCCTTATTTTTGCCCGAGACTCAGAGAACCTGGGAGTCAAGGGCAGCGGCATTATTGATGGGAACGGAAAGGCCTGGTGGGATTTTCTCCGGCAATCCCGAAAAGAAGGGCGTCGAGAACCTAAACATCCTTTTGAAGAACGTCTTGCGGCATTAAATCCCACCTATCGCACCCAGCCATCGGGAGGAGGAGGGCGGGAACTGCAATTTCTGCGCCCTCCCCTTTTACAGTTTTTCAATTGTAAAAATGTAGAGATTTTTGACGTGCACTTGCAGAATTCTCCTTTCTGGAATACCCATCTTGTGTATTGTGAGCAGGTTCATATTGCGGGGGTTACCTTCCAGAATCCCCATGACGGTCCCAACACCGATGGGCTTAACCTGGACTCCTGTAACCAGGTCCACATAGAACGCTGTCATTTTGATGTTGGGGATGACTGTCTGGGCCTAAAATCCGGCTCCGGAGAAGATGGCCTTCGGGTAAACCGCCCTACCGAATCGGTGCTTATTGAAAACTGTACCATGCAAGGAGGCCATGGGGGTATTGTGATCGGCAGCGAAACCGCCGGTGGGGTCCGAAATGTAACCATCCGCAATTGCCAGCTTGATGAAACTGACCGGGGCCTACGGATAAAAACTCGACGAGGTCGGGGAGGAACTATCGAAAACATTCAGTTAGAAAACTGTATTATGCGGGGAGTTCTCTGTCCCCTCGTTATTAACTGTTACTACGGACCTGGCGGTCCTCCGCCGGAAGACCCTATTTTTAGCCGTTCTCCTCAACCCATAACCGTTACCACACCGTTGATTCGAGATATTCGAGTTCACAGTCTTAAGGGAGAGGACTGCAAGGCCGCAGCCGCCTTTATTGTAGGACTCCCCGAACGGCCTATCGAAAACGTACATATTGAAGATTGTGTATTTACCCTTTCGGAAAACACGGACCATCCTCCGAGCGAAGCTGCCATGTACCGGGGCTTACCGCTCCCGGCAGGCCGGGGCATCCGTCTGCGCAATATTCGTCATCTCCAGGTGAAAAGAACCACCGTGGAATTCCCCGCCCGTACGCAGGAACAGAAAGAACCGTTTTTGATAGAAGATAATGTAGAAGATCTTTCCATTGAGATAGAAACATCGGTTCCACAGGTGTAA
- a CDS encoding bifunctional 4-hydroxy-2-oxoglutarate aldolase/2-dehydro-3-deoxy-phosphogluconate aldolase encodes MNDLFLKIRDIGLVPVIKIDNPDHAVPLGRALVAGGLPVAEVTFRTDAAEEAIRRMKAKLPELLVGAGTVINPALAQKAVQAGASFIVSPGFNPATVDWCLERNIPVLPGVNNPSLIEQGLSRGLEVFKFFPAENSGGAPMIQALSAPFGSIQFVPTGGIDANNLAEYAKLDAVLAIGGSWMVKADLIQNEQWDTITALCREARLKLQGFSFAHLGINQDTPEEAKKTANVFAALGFALKEGNSSIFAGTPFEIMKSPFRGTKGHIAISCYNVERALAYLAPYGFKGVEETAKREKGKLKVIYLDKEIGGFAVHLVKA; translated from the coding sequence ATGAATGATCTTTTTTTAAAGATCCGGGATATTGGACTGGTCCCGGTAATAAAAATCGATAACCCCGATCACGCGGTCCCGTTGGGGCGGGCCCTTGTGGCAGGGGGCTTGCCGGTGGCGGAAGTTACCTTCCGAACCGATGCGGCGGAAGAGGCAATTCGGCGAATGAAGGCGAAACTTCCTGAGCTTCTGGTGGGGGCCGGTACGGTGATCAACCCCGCCCTGGCGCAAAAGGCGGTCCAGGCGGGGGCAAGTTTTATTGTTTCCCCCGGTTTTAATCCTGCCACGGTAGACTGGTGTCTGGAACGGAATATACCAGTTCTTCCTGGGGTGAATAACCCGAGTCTTATTGAGCAGGGGCTTTCCCGGGGGCTAGAGGTGTTTAAGTTTTTCCCCGCCGAAAACTCCGGTGGGGCCCCCATGATTCAGGCCCTTTCTGCCCCCTTCGGCTCGATTCAGTTTGTACCAACCGGGGGAATCGATGCAAACAATCTGGCTGAGTATGCGAAGCTTGACGCGGTTCTTGCCATCGGCGGTAGTTGGATGGTAAAGGCGGACCTTATTCAAAATGAACAGTGGGATACCATTACGGCCCTTTGTCGGGAAGCTCGGCTTAAGCTTCAGGGCTTTTCTTTTGCCCACCTGGGGATTAATCAGGACACTCCAGAGGAAGCAAAAAAGACGGCCAATGTGTTTGCCGCCCTCGGTTTTGCTCTAAAAGAGGGAAATTCTTCAATATTTGCAGGGACTCCCTTTGAAATTATGAAGAGTCCCTTCCGGGGCACAAAGGGTCACATTGCGATCAGTTGTTATAACGTAGAACGGGCCCTGGCATACCTTGCTCCCTATGGATTTAAAGGGGTAGAGGAAACGGCAAAGCGGGAAAAGGGCAAACTGAAAGTGATCTATCTGGATAAAGAAATTGGGGGCTTTGCGGTACACCTGGTGAAGGCGTAA
- a CDS encoding sugar kinase, with the protein MAHRIISFGEIMLRLKSPEHERFFQSPLLEATFGGGEANVAVSLALFGESAAFVTAVPDNPIGEGAIRELRKYGVDTSFIKKTAGRLGIYFLETGANQRPSNVVYDRDGSCISRVGPTDFDWNTIFAGAQWFHITGITPALSQSAADSALAAIKAAKAAGCTVSIDLNYRKKLWNYGKKAPEIMRGLAQYADVLIANEEDIQKCLGIEVAGIDVSSGSLNIEAYKELATLVQKEFPQVQYLAITLRESHSADHNGWSAVLIGKKGGILSRKYEITDIVDRVGGGDSFSAGLIYGLLNFKDDEERALNFAVAASALKHAIPGDFNLSTLAEVETLMKGDGSGRVQR; encoded by the coding sequence ATGGCCCATCGAATCATAAGCTTTGGCGAAATCATGCTTCGCCTTAAGTCGCCAGAACACGAGCGTTTTTTTCAGTCTCCCCTCCTGGAGGCTACCTTTGGAGGAGGAGAAGCCAATGTGGCGGTCTCCCTTGCCCTTTTTGGAGAATCGGCGGCCTTTGTGACGGCCGTTCCCGACAATCCCATTGGCGAAGGGGCAATTCGGGAACTGCGAAAATACGGTGTAGACACATCCTTTATTAAAAAGACCGCCGGCCGGCTTGGTATCTATTTCCTTGAAACCGGAGCAAACCAGCGGCCCAGCAATGTGGTCTATGACCGGGATGGGTCCTGTATTTCTCGGGTTGGACCGACAGACTTTGACTGGAACACTATTTTTGCAGGGGCCCAGTGGTTCCATATCACCGGTATTACGCCGGCCCTTTCCCAATCGGCGGCGGATAGTGCCCTGGCGGCTATTAAGGCCGCAAAAGCCGCGGGATGTACCGTATCCATCGACCTCAACTACCGCAAGAAACTCTGGAATTATGGTAAAAAGGCCCCCGAAATCATGCGGGGCCTTGCCCAGTACGCGGATGTCCTCATTGCTAACGAAGAGGATATTCAAAAGTGCCTTGGGATTGAGGTAGCGGGGATCGATGTGAGCAGTGGCTCCCTTAATATTGAGGCCTACAAAGAGCTCGCAACCCTCGTGCAAAAGGAGTTTCCCCAGGTACAATACCTGGCCATTACCCTCCGGGAAAGTCACTCCGCAGACCACAATGGCTGGTCCGCGGTCCTTATAGGCAAAAAAGGGGGTATCCTCTCTCGAAAGTATGAGATCACCGATATCGTAGACCGGGTAGGAGGAGGCGATAGTTTCTCCGCCGGTCTTATCTATGGACTGCTCAATTTTAAAGATGATGAGGAACGGGCCCTGAACTTTGCGGTGGCTGCATCGGCTTTAAAGCACGCCATCCCGGGGGACTTCAATTTGAGTACCCTGGCAGAAGTGGAAACTCTCATGAAGGGTGACGGTTCCGGCCGGGTACAGCGATAA
- the kduI gene encoding 5-dehydro-4-deoxy-D-glucuronate isomerase, which yields MKFDIRYASHPEDAKQYDTATQRRHFLVEQVFVPGEIRLTYSHQDRLIFGGIVPTIKALVLESGKELGTEYFLERRELGVINIGGPGLLVVDGTRYELAKSEGCYVGMGARDIRFESLSPSEPAKFYLASAPAHQSYPTIKISQSQANPKKLGSSETSNERTIYQYVHPAVCKSCQLVMGMTVLAKGSVWNTMPCHTHERRMEVYLYFDMAPDARVFHFHGAPSETRHLVVANEQAVISPSWSIHSGVGTGAYTFIWAMAGENQTFDDMDFVKPEDLR from the coding sequence ATGAAATTTGATATACGGTATGCGAGCCATCCAGAGGATGCAAAACAGTACGACACCGCAACACAACGGCGTCATTTTTTAGTGGAACAGGTTTTTGTTCCCGGAGAAATTCGCCTTACCTACAGCCACCAGGATCGGCTTATTTTCGGCGGCATCGTTCCCACCATAAAGGCTTTGGTACTCGAGTCGGGGAAAGAACTGGGGACGGAATATTTTCTTGAACGACGGGAATTAGGGGTGATTAACATCGGTGGTCCCGGTCTCCTCGTGGTAGATGGCACTAGGTATGAACTTGCTAAAAGCGAGGGATGCTATGTTGGGATGGGGGCGAGGGATATTCGTTTTGAATCCCTATCTCCTTCAGAACCAGCCAAGTTCTACCTTGCCAGCGCTCCTGCCCACCAGAGTTACCCCACCATAAAGATAAGCCAGAGCCAGGCCAACCCTAAAAAACTGGGGAGCAGCGAAACCAGCAACGAACGGACCATCTATCAGTATGTGCATCCGGCGGTTTGCAAAAGCTGTCAGCTCGTGATGGGGATGACGGTTCTTGCGAAGGGAAGTGTCTGGAACACCATGCCCTGTCATACCCATGAACGACGGATGGAGGTGTATCTGTATTTTGACATGGCCCCCGATGCGCGGGTATTTCACTTTCATGGAGCGCCCTCAGAAACGCGGCACCTGGTGGTTGCCAACGAACAGGCGGTTATTTCTCCCAGTTGGTCTATCCACTCTGGGGTAGGGACGGGGGCGTACACCTTTATCTGGGCCATGGCTGGAGAAAACCAAACCTTTGATGATATGGATTTCGTCAAACCCGAGGATCTACGATAG
- the kduD gene encoding 2-dehydro-3-deoxy-D-gluconate 5-dehydrogenase KduD — protein sequence MAGILEQFKLDGKVAIVTGCNRGLGQAMAIALAEAGADILGVSASPQAPETESAVRAAGRRFVYVSADLRSLEPIPRIIGTVLETYGRLDILVNNAGIIKRNEALSFTEAEWDDVMNLNLRTVFFLSQAAARHWVAQKQKGKIINVASMLSFQGGIRVPSYTASKSGIRGLTMALSNEWAKHGINVNAIAPGYMATDNTEALRNDPQRSQEILSRIPAGRWGEASDLAGAVVFLASPASDYVHGHTLAVDGGWLGR from the coding sequence ATGGCTGGAATTCTTGAACAATTCAAGCTTGATGGGAAGGTGGCTATTGTTACCGGCTGCAACCGAGGTCTCGGACAGGCTATGGCCATAGCCCTGGCCGAGGCGGGGGCAGATATCCTCGGGGTGAGCGCTTCTCCCCAGGCCCCCGAAACAGAATCGGCGGTTCGGGCGGCGGGCCGCCGCTTTGTCTATGTCAGTGCGGATCTCCGTTCTCTTGAACCGATTCCCCGGATTATAGGTACCGTCCTTGAGACCTACGGCCGGCTGGATATCCTTGTAAACAATGCGGGGATCATCAAGAGAAACGAAGCCCTTTCCTTTACCGAGGCCGAATGGGACGATGTCATGAACCTTAACCTCAGGACGGTTTTCTTTTTAAGTCAAGCGGCGGCCCGCCACTGGGTTGCTCAAAAACAAAAAGGGAAAATCATCAATGTGGCGAGCATGCTTAGTTTCCAGGGAGGCATCCGGGTTCCTTCGTATACGGCCAGCAAAAGCGGCATCCGGGGACTTACCATGGCCCTTTCCAACGAATGGGCCAAGCATGGCATCAATGTTAACGCCATTGCGCCAGGCTACATGGCCACCGATAATACCGAAGCCCTGCGTAACGACCCCCAGCGCAGTCAGGAGATTCTTTCCCGTATTCCCGCAGGCCGTTGGGGCGAAGCCTCCGATTTAGCCGGCGCGGTAGTGTTCCTCGCATCTCCTGCATCCGATTATGTGCACGGCCATACCCTTGCGGTAGACGGTGGGTGGCTCGGAAGGTAA
- a CDS encoding TolC family protein, producing the protein MKKMLGLQKLWPFIKEDVVFLCFFLWTVPFSFGEAPAGTSERLNLTAARNQALARSLDLRKAQIAVDKANLSRSAALYNLFPSISGSLSGSWSYPESGSASSTLSSSARLSGSVTLFDGGSGKAKLDAATLAAQSAQESLRSTRLSVIEAVDTAFLDVLKAQAALDAKESSLVATKWRLQIAQVKAAVGALSKADLLSTEADMASAQASLFSAQKTLAAARAKLASLTGVPSTVPLVAVDFTQYDEVIGKLAALENQQLAALMNALVALARKQNPQLAVYQLSIGEARASLNSARSSWFPSVSAGVSQNFPLQGNSSNQITGSVSLSASWNLDFWVTRNSVEQAQKALSQAEIDRASQEQTLSLTIEQTLYEWISSALQISSSMKALEYAQANYDNVAEKFRLSSAAISDLASAEALLSSSKESLITAQYSFLTALFSLRNSVGVEEEEEILRLLKEIL; encoded by the coding sequence ATGAAAAAAATGCTAGGTTTGCAAAAATTATGGCCCTTCATAAAGGAAGATGTTGTATTTTTGTGTTTTTTTCTCTGGACCGTGCCTTTTTCTTTTGGAGAGGCGCCTGCCGGTACCAGTGAACGCCTGAACCTTACGGCGGCTCGTAATCAGGCTCTTGCCCGTTCCCTCGATCTCCGGAAGGCTCAGATCGCAGTAGATAAGGCGAATCTTTCTAGATCTGCGGCGTTATACAATTTGTTTCCCAGTATTTCGGGAAGCCTTTCAGGTAGTTGGTCCTATCCTGAAAGCGGCAGTGCTTCCAGTACCCTTTCCAGTTCTGCTCGTTTGTCCGGAAGTGTTACCCTCTTTGATGGGGGATCGGGAAAGGCAAAACTGGATGCGGCGACACTGGCTGCTCAATCGGCCCAAGAGAGCCTTCGATCTACCCGTCTTTCAGTTATCGAAGCGGTAGACACGGCTTTTTTAGACGTGCTCAAAGCGCAGGCGGCGCTGGATGCAAAGGAAAGTAGCCTTGTGGCTACTAAATGGCGCCTTCAGATTGCCCAGGTTAAAGCTGCGGTTGGGGCCCTTTCAAAGGCGGACCTTCTTTCTACCGAAGCGGATATGGCCAGTGCCCAGGCGAGCCTTTTCTCTGCCCAGAAAACCCTTGCCGCAGCTCGAGCCAAGCTTGCATCTCTTACGGGAGTCCCCTCTACGGTCCCTCTCGTAGCAGTGGATTTTACTCAGTATGATGAAGTAATCGGGAAGCTTGCTGCCCTTGAAAATCAACAACTTGCTGCTCTGATGAATGCCCTTGTGGCCCTGGCCCGGAAACAGAATCCCCAGCTAGCAGTGTATCAGCTTTCGATAGGGGAGGCCCGGGCAAGTCTTAATTCTGCGAGGAGTTCCTGGTTCCCTTCTGTTTCTGCAGGGGTATCTCAGAATTTTCCCCTCCAGGGAAACAGTTCTAACCAGATAACAGGGAGTGTGAGCCTATCTGCTTCCTGGAACCTTGATTTCTGGGTTACAAGGAATTCGGTAGAACAGGCCCAGAAAGCCCTTTCCCAGGCTGAAATTGACCGGGCAAGCCAAGAGCAAACCCTTAGCCTCACCATTGAACAGACCCTGTATGAATGGATTTCGTCGGCCCTTCAAATTTCTTCATCTATGAAGGCCCTCGAGTATGCCCAGGCTAATTATGACAACGTGGCAGAAAAATTCCGTCTTTCCAGTGCTGCCATTTCTGACCTTGCGAGCGCAGAAGCCCTCCTTAGCTCGAGCAAAGAATCTCTTATAACCGCCCAATATAGCTTTTTGACAGCCCTCTTTTCTTTACGGAATTCGGTAGGGGTGGAAGAAGAGGAAGAAATTCTAAGGCTTTTAAAAGAGATTCTGTAG